In Juglans microcarpa x Juglans regia isolate MS1-56 chromosome 8D, Jm3101_v1.0, whole genome shotgun sequence, the following are encoded in one genomic region:
- the LOC121243714 gene encoding VAMP-like protein YKT61, with amino-acid sequence MKITALLVLKCTPEGSDPVILANATDVSHFGYFQRSSVKEFIVFVSRTVAKRTLPSQRQSVQHEEYKVHSYNRNGLCVLGFMDDHYPVRSAFSLLNQVLDVYQKNFGDSWKTAQADNTQAWPYLSEALTKFQDPAEADKLLRIQRELDETKIILHKTIDSVLARGEKLDSLVEKSSDLSSASQMFYKQAKKTNQCCTIL; translated from the exons atgaagatcACGGCGCTTTTGGTGCTGAAGTGCACCCCGGAAGGGTCCGATCCGGTCATACTTGCGAACGCGACGGACGTTAGCCACTTCGGGTACTTCCAGAGGTCCAGCGTCAAGGAGTTCATCGTTTTCGTCTCTCGCACCGTCGCCAAGCGCACGCTACCCTCCCAGCGTCAATCCGTCCAGCACGAAG AGTACAAGGTGCATTCTTACAACAGAAATGGCCTTTGTGTATTGGGCTTTATGGATGATCACTACCCAGTTCGAAGTGCCTTTTCACTGCTCAACCAG GTGCTAGATGTGTATCAGAAAAATTTTGGCGACTCATGGAAGACTGCACAAGCAGATAATACCCAAGCATGGCCCTATCTGAGTGAAGCTTTGACAAAATTCCAG GACCCTGCGGAGGCTGATAAGTTGTTGAGAATTCAGAGGGAGTTGGATGAAACTAAAATTATCCTT CATAAGACTATTGACAGTGTACTTGCACGGGGTGAGAAACTGGACAGTTTAGTTGAAAAGAGTTCAGATCTCAGTTCAGCATCACAG ATGTTCTACAAGCAAGCCAAGAAGACAAACCAGTGTTGTACCATACTGTGA
- the LOC121243715 gene encoding temperature-induced lipocalin-1-like encodes MAKKEMEVVKGLDLNRYMGRWYEIASFPSRFQPKNGENTRATYTLKDDGTVNVLNETWSDGKRGYIEGTAYKADTNSDEAKLKVKFYVPPFLPIIPVVGDYWVLYLDDDYGYALIGQPSRKYLWILCRQTHMDEEIYNQLVQRARDEGYDVSKLHKTPQSDPPPEGEGPSDTKGIWWFKSILGK; translated from the exons ATGGCAAAGAAAGAGATGGAAGTGGTGAAGGGTCTGGACCTAAATAGGTACATGGGGCGGTGGTATGAGATAGCCTCGTTCCCGTCAAGGTTCCAGCCCAAGAATGGTGAGAACACAAGGGCTACGTACACTTTGAAAGATGATGGAACTGTGAATGTGCTCAATGAGACCTGGTCTGATGGGAAAAGGGGATACATAGAAGGAACTGCATACAAGGCTGACACCAACAGTGATGAGGCTAAGCTCAAAGTGAAGTTCTATGTGCCTCCATTCCTGCCCATCATCCCTGTGGTCGGAGACTACTGGGTCTTGTACCTTGATGATGATTATGGATATGCCTTGATTGGCCAGCCTAGCAGGAAGTATCTTTGG ATATTATGCAGGCAAACCCATATGGATGAAGAGATATATAATCAGCTAGTTCAAAGGGCCAGAGATGAGGGCTATGATGTGAGCAAACTCCACAAGACGCCACAGAGTGATCCTCCCCCAGAGGGAGAAGGCCCTAGTGACACCAAAGGCATCTGGTGGTTTAAATCCATTTTGGGAAAATAG